The following coding sequences lie in one Flavobacterium sediminis genomic window:
- a CDS encoding bifunctional metallophosphatase/5'-nucleotidase yields the protein MKRRDFIQKTAVSSALLPLGGLSLSSFNKTETKKITILHTNDVHSHIDPFPADHPKNPNMGGVARRASLIDQIRSEEKNVLLLDAGDIFQGTPYFNYYGGELEFKLMSLMKYDVATMGNHDFDNGIDGFYAQLPHAAFDFVSANYDFKNTILNGIVKPYKILIKDGVKIGIFGLGVQLEGLVDKKLSKETVYNDPIEVSTDIVKELKEEHHCDLIICLSHLGFKYRNEPEKVCDILLAQKTKDIDLIIGGHTHTFLDKPIIEKNSEGKPVLINQVGCYGINLGRIDFYFTNDKKFDNTTRNIIV from the coding sequence ATGAAAAGAAGAGATTTTATACAAAAAACAGCTGTTAGTTCTGCTTTGTTACCTTTAGGCGGACTTTCATTGAGTAGTTTTAACAAAACCGAAACTAAAAAGATTACTATTCTTCACACAAATGATGTTCACAGCCACATAGACCCGTTCCCGGCAGATCATCCTAAAAACCCGAATATGGGTGGGGTTGCCCGAAGAGCTTCCTTAATCGATCAGATCAGAAGTGAAGAAAAAAATGTTTTGCTATTAGATGCCGGCGACATTTTTCAGGGAACACCTTATTTCAACTATTATGGCGGAGAATTAGAATTCAAACTAATGAGCCTAATGAAATATGATGTAGCTACTATGGGAAATCATGATTTTGACAATGGTATAGATGGCTTTTATGCACAATTGCCTCATGCTGCTTTTGATTTTGTTTCCGCTAACTACGACTTCAAGAATACAATATTAAACGGAATTGTAAAACCTTATAAAATACTTATCAAAGACGGAGTTAAAATAGGTATTTTCGGCTTAGGTGTGCAATTAGAAGGTTTAGTTGATAAAAAATTATCTAAAGAAACCGTTTACAACGATCCGATTGAAGTATCCACAGACATTGTAAAGGAATTAAAAGAAGAACACCATTGTGACTTGATCATCTGCTTATCCCATCTTGGTTTTAAATACAGAAACGAACCTGAAAAAGTTTGCGATATTTTATTAGCTCAAAAAACTAAAGATATCGACCTGATCATTGGTGGACACACTCATACTTTCTTAGACAAACCGATCATTGAGAAGAATTCAGAAGGAAAGCCGGTTCTCATCAATCAGGTAGGATGTTACGGGATCAATCTGGGAAGAATTGATTTTTATTTTACTAACGACAAAAAATTTGACAATACAACCCGCAACATTATTGTATAG
- the rplI gene encoding 50S ribosomal protein L9, translated as MELILKQDVQNLGFKDDVVTVKNGYGRNYLIPQGFAVLATPSAKKVLAENLKQKAHKEAKLIADAKAIAEAIKALEIKITAKAGGDKLFGSVTNADIAAVLEGNGHAIEKKFITSGIVKRLGKYNATVRLHREVVVELPYEIVAEQA; from the coding sequence ATGGAACTTATTTTAAAACAAGACGTACAAAATTTAGGGTTCAAAGACGATGTTGTAACTGTGAAAAACGGTTACGGTCGTAATTACCTTATTCCACAAGGTTTTGCAGTATTAGCAACACCTTCTGCTAAAAAAGTTTTAGCTGAAAATTTAAAACAAAAAGCTCATAAAGAAGCTAAATTGATCGCTGATGCTAAGGCTATTGCTGAAGCTATCAAAGCTCTTGAGATTAAAATTACAGCTAAAGCAGGTGGTGATAAATTATTCGGTTCAGTTACTAATGCAGATATTGCTGCAGTTTTAGAAGGTAACGGACATGCAATTGAGAAAAAATTCATCACTAGCGGTATCGTTAAGAGATTAGGTAAATACAATGCTACTGTAAGATTACACAGAGAAGTAGTTGTAGAATTGCCTTATGAAATTGTTGCTGAACAAGCATAA
- the priA gene encoding replication restart helicase PriA, with the protein MLYFIEVVLPLAVAKTFTYQVSEAEFDFVQIGMRVAVPFGKTKIYTALIVGKHNTPPQLYQPKEIHQILDEKPIVNELQIQHWNWVADYYMCTIGDVFKAAVPSGFILESETQLLPKEVENLPDHQLKDDEYLILEALRHQSSITLQEVVKILGKKTVIPTINSLLSKGAIALHEEMTEQYKPKLVRYIKLHVIYHQQEHLVELLEILSRAPKQRELVLHYFQLHVRERKPIAVKELIESSGASIAVIKALIDKDVFEEYYIHEDRVQFEKKEDASFELSLAQAAAFSAIEKGFQQQNVMLLHGVTASGKTEIYIKLIEQFLKEEQQQVLFLLPEIALTAQLVQRLTAYFGNQIAVFHSKYSNNERIEVWNNLLQNSENARVVIGVRSALFLPFSDLGLIVVDEEHEQTFKQKDPAPRYHARDAAVVLAKLHNAKVLLGSATPSLESYYNVKTGKYGLVELKERYGNVVLPEIQLIDLKDKYFRKRMTGHFSDVLLENIKETVHNGEQVILFQNRRGFSPYVECLTCGHVPHCPNCDVSLTYYKYKNQLKCHYCGYNIANPTHCHSCNSLDLNAKGFGTEQIEQELVRLFPDKKIGRMDQDTTRGKFGFEKIIDSFKNREFDILVGTQMLAKGLDFDNVTLVGILNADNLLNQPDFRAYERAFQLLTQVSGRAGRKEKKGKVLIQTYNPYHNTIQQVVNNDYAAMFQEQLYERKNFKYPPFYRIIRLTLKHKDYDKLKEGSLWMYNVLKQHLNIPVLGPEEPMVSKIRNEYLRTILVKIPAENHLGKTKKTIQKILNSFEAVSHYRSIKVSANVDYY; encoded by the coding sequence ATGTTGTATTTTATAGAAGTAGTTTTGCCATTGGCGGTTGCCAAAACTTTTACATACCAGGTTTCCGAAGCAGAGTTTGACTTCGTACAAATTGGTATGCGGGTTGCTGTCCCCTTTGGTAAAACCAAAATTTATACAGCTTTGATCGTCGGAAAACACAATACACCACCGCAATTATATCAACCCAAAGAAATTCATCAGATATTAGATGAGAAACCTATTGTAAATGAATTACAAATTCAACATTGGAATTGGGTTGCGGATTATTACATGTGTACTATAGGAGATGTGTTTAAAGCGGCGGTGCCGTCCGGATTTATTCTGGAAAGTGAAACACAACTACTGCCTAAAGAAGTAGAAAACCTTCCGGATCATCAATTAAAGGATGATGAGTATCTTATTCTGGAAGCGTTACGACATCAGTCATCTATAACGTTACAGGAAGTTGTTAAGATCTTAGGGAAAAAAACAGTAATACCGACAATTAACTCGTTATTGTCAAAAGGGGCAATTGCGCTACATGAAGAAATGACAGAGCAATACAAGCCTAAATTGGTTCGCTATATTAAGCTTCACGTTATTTACCATCAACAAGAGCACTTGGTGGAATTGCTGGAAATACTGTCAAGAGCGCCTAAGCAACGAGAGTTGGTTCTGCATTATTTTCAATTGCATGTAAGAGAGCGAAAACCTATTGCTGTTAAAGAATTAATAGAGAGTTCAGGAGCTAGTATAGCAGTGATAAAAGCCTTAATTGATAAAGATGTATTTGAAGAATATTATATTCATGAAGATCGAGTACAATTTGAGAAAAAAGAAGATGCTTCTTTTGAATTGAGTTTGGCACAGGCTGCCGCTTTTTCAGCCATTGAAAAAGGATTTCAGCAACAGAATGTAATGCTATTGCATGGCGTTACAGCATCCGGTAAAACGGAGATTTACATCAAGCTTATAGAGCAGTTCTTAAAAGAGGAACAGCAGCAAGTGTTGTTTCTGTTGCCGGAAATTGCTTTGACAGCTCAATTGGTACAACGGCTGACGGCTTATTTCGGAAATCAGATTGCTGTTTTTCATTCAAAATACTCTAACAATGAAAGGATAGAGGTCTGGAATAATTTATTACAGAATTCTGAAAATGCACGGGTTGTAATAGGGGTCCGAAGTGCTTTATTTTTGCCTTTTTCTGATCTGGGGTTAATCGTGGTAGATGAAGAACACGAGCAAACATTTAAGCAAAAAGATCCGGCACCGCGTTATCATGCCAGAGATGCTGCTGTCGTTCTAGCTAAATTGCACAATGCAAAAGTCTTATTGGGAAGTGCTACACCAAGCCTAGAATCGTATTACAATGTGAAAACAGGGAAATACGGTTTAGTGGAGTTGAAAGAACGTTACGGAAATGTTGTGCTGCCTGAAATTCAGCTAATCGATCTGAAAGATAAATATTTCAGAAAGCGAATGACAGGGCATTTTTCGGATGTTTTACTGGAAAATATAAAAGAGACGGTTCATAACGGAGAGCAAGTGATCTTGTTTCAAAACAGACGAGGCTTTTCTCCTTATGTAGAATGTTTAACCTGCGGACATGTTCCGCATTGCCCGAATTGCGATGTCAGTTTAACGTACTATAAGTATAAAAACCAGCTTAAATGTCATTATTGCGGGTATAATATCGCTAATCCGACCCATTGTCATAGTTGTAATTCTTTAGATTTGAATGCAAAAGGCTTCGGAACGGAGCAAATAGAACAAGAATTGGTACGACTATTTCCGGATAAAAAAATAGGACGAATGGACCAAGATACAACCAGAGGAAAGTTTGGTTTTGAAAAAATAATCGATTCATTCAAGAACAGAGAATTTGATATTTTGGTGGGAACCCAAATGTTAGCCAAAGGTCTGGATTTTGATAATGTAACTTTGGTCGGTATACTGAATGCGGATAACTTACTGAATCAGCCCGATTTTAGAGCTTATGAAAGAGCTTTTCAGCTATTGACACAAGTATCGGGCAGGGCAGGGCGAAAAGAGAAAAAAGGGAAAGTACTGATCCAGACCTATAATCCGTATCACAATACAATACAGCAAGTGGTTAATAATGATTATGCAGCAATGTTTCAGGAACAACTATACGAACGAAAGAATTTTAAATATCCTCCTTTTTATCGCATCATCCGATTAACCTTGAAACACAAGGATTATGATAAATTGAAAGAAGGTTCGCTTTGGATGTATAATGTGTTGAAACAACATTTGAATATTCCTGTTTTAGGACCGGAGGAACCAATGGTGAGTAAGATTCGAAACGAATACCTGAGAACTATTTTGGTTAAAATTCCGGCTGAGAACCACTTGGGAAAAACAAAAAAAACTATCCAAAAGATTTTGAATAGTTTTGAAGCGGTTTCACATTACCGAAGTATAAAAGTTTCGGCTAATGTAGATTATTACTAA
- a CDS encoding LytR/AlgR family response regulator transcription factor encodes MKLNCIVVDDSAIQRVTITKLVNESPNLHLIGDFANALEAKNCINHNTVDLIFLDIEMPLINGFDLLDGLKIKPQIIFITSKADYAVKAFDYEATDFLQKPISKERFLKAVKKALELHQLRTDSHEDLGEAIIIKSNLKKLKIYTAKIKWVEAFGDYIKIITDDDNHLVLSTMKSFENELPDGKFVRVHKSYIVNVERIDKFNSKFAEIGSTKIPISRNKKDTITKAIESL; translated from the coding sequence ATGAAATTGAATTGTATCGTTGTTGATGATAGTGCTATTCAAAGAGTAACTATTACAAAACTTGTTAACGAATCGCCTAATCTTCATTTGATAGGTGATTTCGCCAATGCTCTCGAAGCTAAGAATTGTATTAACCATAATACTGTAGATCTCATTTTCTTAGACATTGAAATGCCGTTGATCAACGGCTTTGATTTATTAGACGGATTAAAAATTAAACCTCAAATTATTTTTATCACATCAAAAGCAGATTATGCTGTAAAAGCTTTTGATTATGAAGCTACTGATTTTTTACAAAAGCCTATTTCAAAAGAACGTTTTTTAAAAGCGGTCAAAAAAGCTCTGGAATTACACCAGTTAAGAACCGATTCGCATGAAGATCTCGGAGAGGCTATCATCATCAAGAGTAATCTTAAAAAACTAAAAATTTACACCGCTAAAATAAAATGGGTAGAAGCCTTCGGTGATTATATTAAGATCATTACAGACGATGACAACCACTTAGTCCTGTCGACTATGAAATCTTTTGAAAATGAACTTCCGGACGGCAAATTTGTACGCGTTCACAAGTCGTATATTGTCAATGTGGAACGCATAGACAAGTTCAACAGTAAATTTGCAGAAATCGGCAGCACAAAAATACCAATCAGCAGAAACAAAAAGGACACAATCACTAAAGCTATAGAAAGTCTTTAG
- a CDS encoding DUF6495 family protein: MKYIRLTKEQLEELHPEFITFLATQSIDKKEWDVLKETKPEIAEQEIDVFSDLIWDRALTNINFIDHFSEDYIFLFKCVGTTVFSYVINATSQDVNFLSAEGINWLSENITTSEVEIQKGKKDISIDRNGSLFEIIKQGGIISKGELFTKLEFLLNQ; encoded by the coding sequence ATGAAATATATAAGATTAACCAAAGAACAACTGGAAGAACTACATCCTGAATTTATAACTTTTTTGGCTACTCAGTCTATTGATAAAAAAGAGTGGGATGTGCTAAAAGAAACCAAACCGGAAATAGCAGAACAGGAAATAGATGTGTTTTCGGATCTGATCTGGGATAGAGCACTGACTAATATTAATTTTATAGATCACTTCTCTGAAGATTATATTTTTCTGTTTAAATGTGTGGGGACAACTGTTTTTTCTTACGTGATCAATGCAACAAGTCAAGACGTTAATTTTTTAAGTGCTGAAGGGATCAATTGGCTGAGTGAGAACATAACGACCAGTGAAGTGGAGATACAAAAAGGGAAAAAAGATATCTCTATAGACAGGAATGGCTCTTTGTTTGAGATCATTAAACAAGGAGGGATAATCAGTAAGGGAGAATTGTTTACTAAATTAGAATTTCTTTTAAATCAATAA
- a CDS encoding GNAT family N-acetyltransferase — translation MSLQIRNYTSDDCQAILDIINFNILHSTALYDYAPRKLENQFAIFEDKLTKGFPVIVAEKDQKVVGFGYYSEFRFREAYRFTVEHSVYVHQDYQGQSIGKRILEHLIILAQEQKLHTMIGVIDSENKGSIFFHEKMGFKTVGVIKETGYKFDRWLDSVFMQLIL, via the coding sequence ATGTCTTTGCAAATACGAAACTACACTTCTGATGATTGTCAAGCCATCTTAGACATTATTAATTTCAATATTCTGCACTCTACTGCTTTATACGATTATGCTCCGAGAAAACTTGAAAATCAGTTCGCCATCTTTGAAGACAAACTAACCAAAGGTTTTCCTGTTATTGTGGCTGAAAAGGACCAAAAAGTGGTAGGATTCGGTTACTACAGTGAATTTCGTTTCAGAGAAGCCTATAGGTTTACCGTAGAACATTCTGTATATGTCCATCAGGATTACCAAGGTCAATCTATCGGCAAACGTATTTTAGAACACTTGATCATTCTGGCACAGGAACAAAAATTACACACCATGATCGGGGTTATTGATTCCGAAAATAAAGGTAGCATTTTCTTCCATGAAAAAATGGGATTCAAGACCGTTGGTGTCATTAAAGAAACCGGATATAAATTTGACAGATGGTTGGATTCTGTTTTTATGCAGTTGATCCTTTAA
- a CDS encoding YihY/virulence factor BrkB family protein: MSEAIENKLNKIPVVKQLVAIAKKITLKSLEGLSLYDIVELYVMGILKGAFSYRASAIAFSFFMALFPFALFILNLIPYIPIDNFQDDFLEFVSQNVPPNTFDAIKNTIYDILNNSYNGLLSSGFILSIFLMTNGINAILGGFEMSTHITITRGFFRQYFIALAISLSLSFILLFTVAAIVTFEVVIQKIKLQGLINDDVELIVWGRYLFVLLMVLITTSILYKFGTKETYSISFISYGAVFTTILIVISSYIFGIYVEKFARYNELYGSIGTLLVLMFYIWINCMVLLLGFELNATISKLKRKNLYI; encoded by the coding sequence ATGTCGGAAGCAATTGAAAATAAACTGAACAAAATTCCTGTAGTCAAACAATTGGTGGCTATTGCAAAAAAGATAACCCTGAAATCATTAGAAGGACTTTCCCTTTATGATATTGTAGAGCTTTATGTAATGGGAATTTTAAAAGGTGCTTTCTCTTACAGGGCGAGTGCTATTGCATTCAGTTTCTTTATGGCCTTGTTTCCGTTTGCTTTATTTATACTAAACCTGATTCCTTATATTCCGATTGATAATTTTCAGGATGATTTTTTAGAATTTGTGTCTCAGAATGTCCCGCCTAATACGTTTGATGCTATTAAAAATACTATTTACGATATTCTGAACAATAGTTATAACGGTTTATTGTCTTCCGGTTTTATCTTGTCTATCTTCTTGATGACTAATGGAATAAATGCTATTCTGGGAGGTTTCGAAATGTCAACGCATATTACTATAACCAGAGGCTTTTTCAGGCAGTATTTCATTGCTTTGGCTATATCCTTAAGTCTGTCATTTATTTTGCTGTTTACAGTAGCGGCTATCGTTACATTTGAAGTGGTTATTCAAAAAATTAAATTACAGGGACTCATCAATGACGATGTAGAACTTATTGTTTGGGGACGTTATCTGTTTGTATTGCTGATGGTTTTGATAACCACTTCGATCTTGTATAAATTCGGAACCAAAGAAACCTATTCGATCTCCTTTATTAGTTATGGAGCAGTCTTTACTACGATTCTGATTGTTATTTCATCCTATATTTTTGGTATTTATGTAGAAAAATTTGCTAGATATAATGAACTGTACGGTTCAATTGGTACACTTCTTGTACTGATGTTTTATATTTGGATCAATTGTATGGTTTTATTACTCGGATTTGAGTTAAACGCCACAATTAGTAAATTAAAAAGAAAAAATTTATATATTTAG
- the menD gene encoding 2-succinyl-5-enolpyruvyl-6-hydroxy-3-cyclohexene-1-carboxylic-acid synthase gives MLYPKIPLAQSVLEIFKNKGIQNIVISPGSRNAPLTIGFSNNPFFNCYSIVDERCAAFFALGIAQQKREPVAMLCTSGSALLNYYPAIAEAFYSQIPLIVVSADRPHNKIDIGDGQTIRQENVYANHILYNANLQEEASDVNDTEICEAIDTAFLRRGPVHINVPFEEPLYDTVETLTVTPHFSKRTEEKKTFELTEEISSIWNKSAKKLVLVGELFPDSLESKIVEWLAKDNSVVVFTEKTSNLHHPAFVSNIDTIITPFTEEDFLKFQPELLLTFGGMVVSKRIKAFLRKYQPVHHWHIDPLRAYDTYACLSAHFATTPDEFFGVLMLKAEETESSYKKEIQNIQLYRAQKHNKYIGQIPFSDFKVFDILSQKIKGAVNLQMSNSSAIRYLQLVDIDPSVSVFCNRGTSGIDGSTTTAIGAAVASDKSTVLVSGDISFFYDSNALWNNYIPENFKIVLINNGGGGIFRILPGHKETQTFNRYFETSHHLTAEHLAAMFGFQYQKAANEEEFEVVLDKMFQQNTKPQIVEVFTPEKENDLILKEYFKKLL, from the coding sequence ATGTTATATCCCAAAATTCCTTTGGCTCAAAGTGTTTTAGAGATTTTTAAAAATAAAGGAATTCAAAATATTGTAATTTCTCCGGGTTCCCGAAATGCACCTTTAACGATTGGTTTTTCTAATAATCCCTTCTTTAATTGTTACAGTATCGTTGATGAACGATGTGCAGCCTTTTTTGCATTAGGGATTGCACAACAAAAAAGAGAACCGGTAGCAATGCTGTGTACTTCAGGATCTGCTTTACTGAATTATTATCCGGCTATAGCAGAAGCTTTTTACAGCCAGATTCCGTTGATAGTGGTTAGTGCAGACAGACCTCATAACAAAATAGACATCGGTGACGGGCAAACGATCCGTCAGGAAAATGTATATGCAAATCATATTTTGTATAATGCTAATTTGCAGGAAGAAGCCTCTGATGTTAATGATACGGAAATTTGTGAGGCTATTGATACAGCATTTTTAAGAAGAGGACCGGTACACATTAATGTTCCTTTTGAAGAGCCTCTATATGATACGGTCGAAACGTTAACCGTTACACCTCATTTTAGCAAAAGAACAGAAGAAAAGAAAACTTTTGAATTAACAGAAGAGATTAGTTCTATATGGAATAAAAGTGCTAAAAAATTAGTGTTAGTCGGAGAATTATTCCCGGATAGTTTAGAAAGTAAAATAGTAGAATGGCTGGCAAAGGATAACAGCGTGGTTGTTTTTACCGAAAAGACTTCTAATTTGCATCATCCTGCTTTTGTTTCTAATATAGATACCATCATTACACCATTTACCGAGGAAGATTTCCTGAAATTTCAGCCGGAACTCTTACTGACTTTCGGAGGAATGGTTGTTTCAAAACGGATCAAAGCTTTTTTGAGAAAGTATCAACCTGTGCATCATTGGCACATAGACCCTTTAAGAGCGTATGACACCTATGCTTGTCTTTCAGCTCATTTTGCAACGACTCCTGATGAATTCTTTGGTGTTTTAATGTTGAAAGCAGAAGAAACGGAAAGTAGTTATAAGAAGGAAATACAAAATATTCAATTGTATCGCGCTCAAAAGCATAACAAATATATAGGGCAGATTCCATTTTCAGATTTTAAGGTTTTTGATATTTTGAGTCAAAAAATAAAAGGAGCAGTCAATTTGCAAATGAGCAACAGTTCGGCAATCCGTTATTTACAATTAGTTGATATCGATCCTTCTGTTTCTGTTTTTTGTAATCGGGGAACCAGCGGAATAGATGGCAGTACAACAACAGCCATAGGAGCAGCAGTTGCATCCGATAAGTCGACAGTTCTGGTTTCCGGAGATATTAGTTTTTTCTATGACAGTAATGCTTTGTGGAATAATTACATTCCGGAAAATTTTAAAATAGTCCTGATCAATAATGGTGGAGGAGGGATTTTCAGGATTTTGCCCGGACACAAAGAGACACAAACATTCAACCGATATTTTGAAACTTCTCACCATTTAACAGCCGAGCATCTTGCCGCGATGTTTGGATTCCAATACCAAAAAGCTGCCAATGAAGAAGAATTCGAAGTGGTGTTGGATAAGATGTTTCAGCAAAATACCAAGCCACAAATCGTAGAAGTCTTTACACCTGAAAAAGAAAATGACTTGATTTTAAAAGAGTATTTTAAGAAATTGTTATAA
- the rpsR gene encoding 30S ribosomal protein S18, whose translation MSTLEQSAKGKKEGDIRYLTPLNIETNKQKKYCRFKKSGIKYVDYKDPDFLLKFVNEQGKILPRRLTGTSLKYQRKVSVAVKRARHLALMPYVADLLK comes from the coding sequence ATGTCAACTTTAGAGCAATCTGCAAAAGGAAAAAAAGAGGGAGATATCAGATATCTTACTCCACTAAATATTGAAACTAACAAACAAAAGAAATATTGTCGTTTCAAAAAATCAGGTATTAAGTATGTAGATTATAAAGATCCTGATTTCTTATTGAAGTTTGTGAATGAGCAAGGTAAAATTTTACCTCGTCGTTTAACAGGTACTTCTTTGAAATATCAAAGAAAAGTGTCAGTAGCAGTTAAAAGAGCTCGTCACTTAGCTTTAATGCCGTATGTGGCTGATTTATTAAAATAA
- the rpsF gene encoding 30S ribosomal protein S6 translates to MNQYESVFILNPVLSEQQIKETVSKFEDFLTSRGAEMVSKEDWGLKKLAYEIQHKKSGFYHLFEFKAPGEIIAAFETEFRRDERIMRFLTVALDKHAVAWAERRRAKLKSKSN, encoded by the coding sequence ATGAATCAATATGAATCTGTTTTCATCTTAAATCCCGTTTTGTCTGAGCAACAGATAAAGGAAACAGTAAGCAAGTTTGAAGATTTTCTTACTTCAAGAGGAGCTGAGATGGTATCGAAAGAGGATTGGGGCTTAAAAAAATTAGCTTACGAGATCCAACACAAGAAAAGTGGTTTTTATCACTTATTTGAATTCAAAGCACCTGGCGAAATTATTGCTGCTTTTGAAACTGAATTCCGTCGTGACGAACGCATTATGCGTTTCTTAACTGTAGCATTAGACAAACATGCTGTAGCTTGGGCAGAGAGAAGAAGAGCAAAATTAAAATCTAAATCAAACTAA
- a CDS encoding chalcone isomerase family protein — MKKQIALMLLVISSSLMSFAQTTISGVKVDGKLSIDGQDLILNGAGLREKLWIDLYVGALYLPKKSNSANDIMASADGAAIKLTIVSGMITSEKMINAVNEGFENATKGNTASIKTKIEKFKSFFSEEIKKGDQFLIVNVPGTGIVVYKNGVKKGSIDGHDFKKALFGIWLCDKPADKNLKAGMLGK, encoded by the coding sequence ATGAAAAAACAAATTGCTTTAATGTTGTTAGTGATAAGTTCGTCACTTATGTCTTTTGCGCAAACTACGATTAGCGGAGTAAAGGTAGATGGTAAACTTTCAATTGACGGACAGGATTTGATCTTAAACGGAGCCGGGCTGAGAGAGAAGTTATGGATAGACTTGTATGTAGGGGCGTTGTATCTTCCTAAAAAATCGAACAGTGCAAATGATATTATGGCAAGTGCAGACGGCGCAGCAATAAAATTAACGATTGTTTCAGGAATGATTACTTCTGAAAAAATGATCAATGCCGTTAATGAAGGATTTGAAAATGCAACAAAAGGAAATACAGCATCGATAAAAACAAAAATTGAAAAATTTAAGTCTTTTTTTAGTGAAGAAATTAAGAAAGGAGATCAGTTTTTAATTGTCAACGTACCGGGAACCGGAATTGTAGTATATAAAAATGGTGTTAAAAAAGGTTCTATCGATGGACATGACTTTAAAAAAGCGCTTTTCGGAATCTGGTTATGCGATAAGCCGGCTGATAAAAATTTAAAAGCAGGTATGTTGGGAAAATAA
- the nadC gene encoding carboxylating nicotinate-nucleotide diphosphorylase encodes MISEAQFQKELEIIITNAIREDVGDGDHSSLACIPETAQGKAKLLVKDEGVIAGIEFAKMVFAYVDKDLKMETLLQEGDPVKYGDIVFTVHGRSQSILKAERLVLNAMQRMSAIATKTRSFVDLLEGTRTKVLDTRKTTPGIRAIEKWAVKIGGGENHRFALYDMIMLKDNHIDFAGGITKAIEKTQNYLKEYQKDLKIIVEARDLEEVKEILQSQGVYRILLDNFDYEMTKEAVRLIGDQCQTESSGNINEKTIREYANCGVNYISSGALTHSVYNMDLSLKAF; translated from the coding sequence ATGATATCAGAGGCGCAATTTCAAAAAGAATTAGAAATTATTATCACCAATGCAATTAGAGAAGACGTTGGGGACGGAGATCATAGTTCTCTGGCTTGTATACCCGAAACAGCACAGGGAAAAGCTAAATTATTAGTTAAAGACGAAGGAGTTATAGCCGGAATCGAATTTGCAAAAATGGTATTTGCTTATGTAGACAAAGACCTAAAGATGGAAACCTTACTTCAGGAAGGTGATCCGGTTAAATATGGTGATATTGTTTTTACAGTTCATGGTCGTTCACAATCTATTTTAAAGGCAGAGCGATTAGTATTAAATGCTATGCAGCGAATGAGTGCTATTGCTACTAAAACGCGTTCCTTTGTAGATTTGTTAGAAGGTACCCGAACAAAGGTTTTAGATACTCGTAAAACGACTCCCGGAATAAGAGCTATAGAAAAGTGGGCTGTAAAAATAGGCGGCGGTGAGAACCATCGTTTTGCTTTGTATGATATGATTATGCTAAAAGATAATCATATTGATTTTGCCGGAGGTATTACAAAAGCAATTGAAAAAACACAGAATTATCTGAAAGAATATCAAAAAGATCTAAAGATTATAGTTGAAGCCCGGGATCTAGAGGAAGTAAAAGAAATATTACAGTCGCAAGGAGTATATCGTATCCTTTTGGATAATTTTGATTACGAAATGACAAAAGAGGCAGTACGATTAATAGGAGACCAATGCCAAACAGAGTCTTCCGGCAATATCAATGAAAAAACAATTCGGGAATATGCAAATTGTGGAGTAAACTATATTTCTTCCGGAGCTTTAACCCATTCAGTATATAATATGGATTTAAGTTTAAAAGCTTTTTAA
- a CDS encoding DUF2853 family protein, with protein MSKRDELIVKYAADLKDKCGVTPDMDLLTKVTIGCGPAIYNADSSTVSGTDEKELATVKNNFLIKKLGLKDGSELDSAIAKVIEQYGKSNKNKYRAVFYYLLAKHFKKESVYK; from the coding sequence ATGAGTAAGAGAGATGAATTAATTGTAAAATATGCTGCCGATCTAAAAGATAAATGTGGAGTAACTCCTGATATGGATTTGCTTACTAAAGTAACGATCGGTTGTGGTCCGGCAATCTATAATGCTGATTCTTCTACTGTTTCAGGAACAGATGAAAAAGAATTAGCTACCGTAAAAAATAATTTTCTGATCAAAAAATTAGGACTAAAAGACGGATCGGAATTAGATAGTGCTATTGCAAAAGTGATTGAGCAATACGGAAAATCTAATAAAAACAAATACAGAGCTGTATTCTATTATTTGTTAGCGAAACATTTCAAAAAAGAATCAGTTTACAAATAA